The following are from one region of the Plutella xylostella chromosome 21, ilPluXylo3.1, whole genome shotgun sequence genome:
- the LOC119690594 gene encoding uncharacterized protein LOC119690594, whose amino-acid sequence MPVTRSHSSRKEESSTAESSTVCTSNTATTTTTTGSGATETSATTTSAANASATGSERPATPPPRETSVVTVVRQVTSQPATLRPRSHHSKASRKRFLAELEAKELLAEAQKKEAQAAAELAKVKLMRIQAEDSSDEEDEDIIDKSERIEQWVQEQSSKPTPPALALTAGQARGSSPVRGQTQAPPTPWIPTEPPRVVKAPQYEERAPPARQQEKSSSEDVTQLAALLKSVLSGGGYRDPPRYIQDLPTLNGNSSEWLPFRAAYQETEKLFTKIENVARLRKSLRGAALEAVSCLLISDPNPVVIIQGLERRFGRPEALILNELDKVKKLPKLAESPRDLCIFASKLANIVATIEALKKPHFLYNPEIERTAIEKLTPILRDKWYEYNFTQHGEEANLKKLSTYLNHEADKCSPYAALEQIDNSAPTPVSAREKAAKKTTERTYAAENTHKQEEDGCPMCKQAHKLPACTRFTEKTTDERWEIAKQNKLCFRCLRSTHRRFSCKAKPCGVSGCKLSHHKLLHHEAVKKEDKREEVTASTTEKPTVAANNSERRRAYLKIAPVVLTGPHSSIETYALFDEGSTITIIDADVANSLGLDGPTDPMWVQGVSGKEVRHSKSKKVDFTIRGKHTQEEFKLEDSRTVEKLDFITQTVKKEEVDDCSHLSDIQEELAYEGASPKLLIGQDNWDLIVSREVRGGRRNQPVASRTQLGWVLHGCRTTQSKPVNFCGYVTSAEESMEKIMKQYFELESLGIEARKPTTDPEEETTRKLEEESRRLPDGRLETRLLWKRENEKIPNNRQDAPKRLCSLERKLDRDPDLKQKYEERMDNMLKSGYAEPATTLPTQDRTWYLPHFAVCNPEKKKIRLMHDAAAKSHGRSLNDMLLTGPDLLQSLPGVVMRFRQHPYAVSADIKEMFMQIRIKECDRDTLRFLWRSDRREGTPDQYRMTSVIFGASSSPCITLCIKNRNARDFADTHPEVVRAIEKNHYMDLQSFTSVEEAQHVTKTVDEIYRRAGFELCGWASNERRVLRDLITDAETTTIDIGGSEIEKTLGLMWHVHEDNVGFRLNTHKTPAEELRVDRPPSKPPPAAAYWRMQREDGSVKVTLAMAKNRVAPIKPTSIPRLGLQAAVLGTRISNTTRSEHDYEDITRRVWLCGRLWSNSQTVLAWIRAEPRTFKTFVAHRFAEIEESTNKNKWGWVPTAENVADDATRATPHDFDRPEFLRHSEEHWPTENKEPVPKTGEEKESCAVVSLGHTWKNARQQESTTALENPQS is encoded by the exons ATGCCGGTTACTAGAAGCCACAGTAGCCGGAAGGAAGAGTCCAGTACCGCCGAATCAAGCACGGTCTGCACGAGCAACACCGCGACGACGACTACGACTACGGGAAGCGGTGCGACTGAGACATCCGCCACGACCACGTCGGCAGCGAACGCAAGCGCTACCGGATCAGAGCGCCCTGCGACGCCGCCACCTCGAGAAACGAGCGTGGTCACTGTGGTGCGTCAAGTCACATCGCAGCCGGCTACCTTACGGCCCCGGTCACATCACTCCAAAGCCTCCCGCAAGAGATTCCTTGCGGAATTGGAGGCTAAGGAGCTGTTGGCCGAGGCGCAAAAGAAGGAAGCACAAGCCGCCGCAGAACTAGCGAAGGTGAAGCTCATGCGGATACAAGCGGAGGACTCGTCCGACGAGGAAGATGAAGACATCATCGACAAGAGCGAGCGCATCGAGCAGTGGGTTCAGGAGCAATCCTCTAAGCCCACGCCCCCTGCTCTCGCTCTCACAGCGGGCCAGGCAAGAGGCTCGTCCCCCGTGAGGGGCCAGACACAGGCCCCTCCCACCCCGTGGATACCGACGGAACCGCCACGGGTCGTCAAGGCGCCGCAGTATGAAGAGCGCGCGCCTCCCGCACGTCAGCAAGAAAAGTCGTCGAGTGAAGACGTCACGCAGCTCGCCGCACTATTGAAAAGTGTGCTGAGCGGCGGCGGCTACAGAGATCCGCCACGGTACATTCAAGATCTACCTACGTTGAACGGAAACAGCAGCGAGTGGCTACCGTTTCGTGCGGCCTACCAAGAAACTGAGAAGTTATTCACGAAGATTGAAAATGTCGCCCGCCTGAGAAAAAGCCTGCGTGGGGCCGCCCTCGAAGCCGTCAGCTGTCTATTAATCAGCGATCCGAACCCTGTCGTCATTATACAGGGCTTGGAACGACGGTTCGGGCGGCCAGAAGCACTCATACTCAACGAGCTCGACAAAGTGAAGAAACTACCGAAGTTAGCTGAGAGCCCACGTGACCTGTGCATCTTCGCAAGCAAGCTGGCCAACATCGTAGCTACGATCGAAGCACTGAAGAAACCGCACTTTCTCTACAACCCGGAGATCGAGCGCACTGCAATTGAGAAGCTCACACCGATTCTTCGTGACAAGTGGTACGAGTACAACTTCACGCAACATGGAGAAGAAGCGAACCTGAAGAAGCTCTCTACCTACCTGAACCACGAAGCGGACAAGTGCAGTCCATACGCCGCGCTCGAGCAGATCGACAACAGCGCACCTACACCCGTGAGTGCGAGGGAGAAAGCTGCGAAGAAGACGACGGAACGTACCTACGCCGCCGAGAACACGCACAAGCAAGAAGAGGACGGCTGCCCTATGTGCAAACAGGCTCACAAGTTACCTGCATGCACTAGGTTCACCGAGAAGACGACTGACGAGCGATGGGAAATAGCGAAACAGAACAAGCTGTGCTTCCGCTGCCTACGTAGCACACATCGCCGCTTCTCATGTAAAGCGAAGCCCTGCGGTGTTTCCGGCTGCAAACTGAGCCACCACAAGCTCCTGCATCACGAAGCTGTCAAGAAAGAAGACAAACGCGAAGAGGTCACCGCGTCCACGACAGAAAAACCGACCGTCGCAGCGAACAACAGCGAGCGTCGTCGCGCTTACCTGAAAATAGCGCCCGTGGTACTTACTGGCCCTCACTCCAGTATTGAAACCTACGCACTGTTCGACGAAGGAAGCACCATCACGATCATCGACGCGGACGTGGCCAACTCTCTCGGCCTGGACGGCCCCACTGATCCGATGTGGGTGCAAGGAGTCAGCGGCAAAGAAGTTCGACACTCGAAGAGCAAGAAAGTCGACTTCACCATACGAGGCAAGCACACACAAGAAGAGTTCAAGCTTGAAGACTCACGCACAGTCGAGAAGCTCGACTTCATCACTCAGACGGTGAAGAAAGAAGAAGTCGACGACTGCAGCCACCTGAGCGACATTCAAGAAGAACTTGCCTACGAAGGGGCATCGCCGAAACTACTCATCGGCCAGGACAACTGGGACTTAATTGTCTCGAGGGAAGTCCGAGGCGGCCGCCGTAACCAGCCTGTGGCATCTCGCACACAGCTGGGCTGGGTACTGCATGGCTGCCGCACCACACAGAGCAAACCTGTGAACTTCTGCGGGTACGTCACGAGCGCGGAAGAATCAATGGAGAAAATTATGAAACAATACTTCGAGCTGGAGTCCCTGGGCATCGAAGCGAGAAAACCGACGACAGATCCAGAAGAGGAAACCACGAGAAAACTGGAAGAGGAAAGTCGCCGGCTGCCCGATGGTCGCTTGGAAACTCGGTTGCTATGGAAACGAGAAAATGAGAAAATACCTAACAACCGTCAAGACGCACCGAAACGACTCTGCAGCCTCGAACGCAAGCTCGACCGTGACCCAGACCTCAAGCAGAAGTATGAAGAGCGCATGGACAATATGCTGAAGTCCGGATACGCCGAGCCCGCCACCACACTTCCGACGCAAGACAGAACGTGGTACCTGCCGCACTTCGCCGTCTGCAACCCcgagaagaagaagataagACTGATGCACGACGCCGCAGCGAAGTCACATGGACGCAGCCTAAACGACATGCTGCTGACCGGCCCCGATCTGCTTCAGTCACTTCCTGGGGTGGTCATGAGGTTCAGGCAGCACCCCTACGCAGTCAGCGCGGACATCAAGGAGATGTTCATGCAGATACGCATCAAGGAGTGCGACAGAGATACGCTACGCTTCCTCTGGCGCAGCGACCGGCGGGAGGGTACACCAGACCAGTACCGCATGACGTCTGTCATCTTCGGCGCATCATCGTCACCGTGCATAACACTCTGCATCAAGAACAGAAACGCCAGAGACTTCGCCGACACGCACCCCGAGGTCGTCCGAGCAATTGAGAAGAACCACTACATGGACCTGCAAAGTTTCACGTCAGTGGAGGAGGCCCAGCATGTCACGAAGACAGTCGACGAGATATATCGACGAGCGGGCTTCGAACTATGTGGATGGGCATCGAACGAGCGACGAGTACTACGTGATCTCATCACTGACGCCGAGACAACTACGATCGACATCGGCGGGAGCGAAATAGAGAAGACACTCGGCCTCATGTGGCACGTACATGAAGACAATGTCGGCTTTCGTCTTAACACTCATAAGACGCCGGCTGAGGAGCTACGAGTGGACCGTCCGCCGTCGAAACCGCCGCCCGCGGCGGCCTACTGGAGAATGCAACGAGAAGACGGCAGCGTGAAGGTCACACTGGCCATGGCGAAGAACAGAGTCGCACCAATCAAGCCTACGTCAATACCACGGCTAGGACTACAGGCTGCAGTACTCGGGACTCGCATCTCGAACACAACTCGATCGGAACACGATTATGAAGACATCACGAGAAGAGTGTGGCTCTGTGGGAGGCTCTGGAGCAACTCACAGACGGTGCTGGCGTGGATACGAGCTGAGCCACGCACATTCAAGACCTTCGTCGCTCACAGGTTCGCTGAAATCGAAGAATCTACGAATAAAAACAAGTGGGGATGGGTACCTACAGCCGAAAATGTCGCCGATGACGCAACTCGAGCCACGCCGCACGACTTCGACCGGCCCGAGTTCCTGCGGCATTCTGAAGAACACTGGCCCACGGAGAACAAGGAACCAGTACCCAAGACCGGCGAGGAAAAGGAGAGCTGCGCCGTCGTGTCGCTCGGACACACGTGGAAGAATGCAAGACAGCAGGAGAGCACGACAGCACTGGAG AACCCGCAATCCTAA